The following are from one region of the Planktothrix serta PCC 8927 genome:
- a CDS encoding FtsZ/tubulin family protein, which translates to MSIYIIGIGGTGAKCVEAIAQLAAIGLFNEQPLKVLFIDADETNGNLNRARSSLSSYQRCYELVSGGDKQQCPWMKTPIESFDLWSPFAEQSFNKELKTFFNYNTLKQNQPTLGNLFDVLYTKEEREANLDVGFRGRPAIGSAVMSQVDLDRLDQEPWGRFIQQIQTDTSSGKNPKVFLCGSIFGGTGASGLPTIARLIDNKLKKINIRDRVQIGCLFALPYFGFSATPDEDPNGIYARSEQFLLNTEAALRYYVTQGQVIFDTVYLLGNENFSTVKFSIGKNDQCNDPHFIELYAGLAARQFLLKPPSQKGAVVLISRKNMGHLTWNDIPEQGEVKPNLVNATRFAYTWLAEIAPELANAKQQGVDRFQRLAPWLTKFFRPAKSQANLPEFSDLKQQEAIGIISNWCENYLRWLTEIHKCTGDSIELFNVSAFDDLNSELKGEELPNLVIGDNRDKSRKSQDTPKKIKERLNPSVVTPPNQGTVGLAKAVYLLCKL; encoded by the coding sequence ATGTCAATATATATTATTGGAATTGGTGGAACTGGAGCTAAATGTGTTGAGGCGATCGCCCAACTTGCTGCTATCGGTTTATTTAATGAACAGCCTCTCAAGGTATTGTTTATAGATGCCGATGAGACGAATGGAAATCTCAATCGCGCCCGTAGCAGCCTGAGTAGTTATCAAAGATGCTATGAATTAGTGTCGGGGGGTGATAAACAGCAATGCCCTTGGATGAAAACCCCCATTGAGTCTTTTGATTTGTGGTCGCCCTTTGCCGAACAAAGTTTCAATAAAGAACTGAAAACATTTTTTAACTACAATACCCTTAAACAAAACCAACCCACGTTAGGCAATCTATTCGATGTTCTTTATACCAAAGAAGAACGAGAAGCTAACTTAGATGTTGGGTTTCGGGGGCGACCTGCCATTGGTTCAGCCGTCATGAGTCAGGTAGATTTAGACCGATTAGATCAGGAACCTTGGGGAAGATTTATTCAGCAGATTCAGACAGATACCAGTAGCGGGAAAAATCCCAAAGTCTTTCTCTGTGGATCAATTTTTGGGGGAACCGGAGCTTCTGGATTACCCACAATTGCTCGTCTGATTGATAATAAGTTAAAAAAAATTAATATCCGCGATCGGGTTCAAATCGGTTGTTTATTCGCCTTACCCTATTTTGGGTTCTCCGCCACCCCCGATGAAGACCCTAATGGGATCTATGCCCGCTCCGAGCAGTTTTTACTCAATACTGAAGCGGCTCTCCGGTATTATGTTACCCAAGGTCAAGTCATTTTTGATACAGTTTATCTTTTGGGAAATGAAAACTTCTCAACGGTTAAATTTAGTATTGGCAAAAATGATCAATGTAACGATCCCCACTTCATTGAGCTATACGCTGGATTAGCCGCACGACAGTTTTTGTTGAAACCTCCCAGCCAAAAAGGGGCTGTCGTCTTAATCAGCCGAAAGAATATGGGACATCTAACCTGGAACGATATTCCCGAACAAGGGGAAGTCAAGCCCAATTTGGTGAACGCCACCCGGTTTGCCTATACTTGGTTAGCTGAAATCGCGCCCGAATTAGCGAATGCGAAGCAACAGGGAGTAGATCGGTTCCAAAGACTAGCACCTTGGCTCACCAAATTCTTCCGTCCTGCCAAATCACAAGCTAATCTGCCGGAATTTTCTGACTTAAAGCAACAGGAGGCAATTGGGATTATCAGCAACTGGTGTGAAAATTATTTGCGCTGGCTCACTGAAATTCACAAATGTACCGGAGATAGCATTGAATTATTTAATGTTAGTGCTTTTGATGATCTCAACTCAGAACTGAAGGGAGAAGAACTACCGAATTTAGTGATTGGGGACAACCGAGATAAAAGTCGAAAATCACAAGATACTCCCAAAAAAATTAAAGAACGGTTAAATCCCAGTGTAGTCACCCCCCCTAATCAAGGCACTGTGGGACTGGCTAAAGCTGTATATCTTTTATGTAAACTCTAG